The sequence TCGCCGGCATCCGCAGCGGCCATGTGGGCTGCCTGATCGGTCCCGTAATCGATATATTCGATCCGGTCCAAATACGGCCCACCAAAGACCTGCGTTCCCCACCAGACATGATCAGTATTTCGCACCAGCGACGACCGGATACCGACGGTGAGTTCTTCGGGGAGATAAGGGCCGGTGCCCTTGGGGTTGTCGAGCGGGTTGCCTGAGAAATCCTGCGGCACAATTGCGGCCGGATAATCAGAAAAGCCGGCAATAAGCGTGATGTCTGGCGTCTCCAGCGTAAGAGTTACGGTCGTATCGCCGGTAACCTCGATTGCGCCCTCGCGAGCCTGTCCGGTCTCGGGGTCGATTAGCGAAGACATCCGCGCGGCCATTGAGTTACCCTCGACGGACTGGTCGCACCAGCGCGCTATGTTGTGGGCCACGTCCTCGGGAGTGAAGGGCGTTCCGTCGTTCCAGGTTACACCGGGTCTCACACGCAGGACATACTGCGTCGCGTCATCACTGACCTCCCAGCCTTCCAAAAGCATGGGGCGGAAGGATCCGTCGCGCTGGTATTCGACGAGGTATTCAAGCCATCCGCGCGAGTAGTTGGACATTTGTGGCCAGTCATAGGTGCGCGGGTCCTTCAGGGGGCGCACATCGGACTGGATGCGGATCGTCCCGCCCAGCACGGGCTGGGCGTGCACGACGCCTGGTGCAGCAAGACCGATCAAGCCGTAGGCTGCGGCTGCAGAGACGCCAAGCGAGGTAGTCCGCGTGAGAAACTCGCGGCGCGAGAGCAATCCGGCACGGTGTTCTTCCGCGAGATGGGCGGCGGCGGGATGAAGTGTCTTTCTGGTCATCAAAACCCTTTCGGTTCTGGAATGCGGGATTGTGCGTCCTTCAGGATGAAACACCTCAGGCGTTGCGGGCCTGCGCAGGTTTCGAACGAACACATGTGACGTGCGTCACTGAGTGACGCGACTGGTTCATAGCTACCACCCTAGTGGGTACGCGACCTCTTATGGAAAAAACCAACCCGACCGCGACCATGCATCGCGCGAGCGGTGGCCTGAGTTCGAAGCAGAAGACCAACTTTCTTCCGCGGGACGCTACGCGGCGGGACGCCTCTGACTCCCGCCCACATCGGTAGCGAAGAACCCAAAGCTGCCTTTCACCTAGTTGACCGTCGCTGCGGGGCAGCTTCCGTGAAGCGGCCATTCCTGGCTTCCGCAGAAAATTAGATGGTGACGGTCCGCAACGCGGACCAAGCGGACCCTTGAGTTGCTCGGTTTCGCCTGACGAGATGCGTCCGACAAGATGAACGAACCCCACGCTGTCGAAGGTCTCAGTCGCACCCTTACGCTTCAATTGCCTTTCCCTTCGAGAACCCGGTTGTCGAGATGGAAGCCGTCCATGGGAAGGACGGCAGTGCTGAGAACTGCCTCTTGCAACGCGTAAGCAAGGCTCGCGGCAAACGTCGACTTGCCCGCCCCCGGCGGCCCGCCACAGCCACCAGCCGCCTTGGCCCAGGCAGAGCGAGAGGACGCTGGAGGGCACGATTTACATCAGGCTGCGATGACATCATCGGGCTTCATCGCACCCGTCATCAGGGCGACGGCGTCCGACATGGCGATCTGCTTGGGATCGACGAGGCAGAGGCGTTGGCCGAGACGGTGGATATGAATGCGGTCGGCCAGCTCGAAAACATGGGGCATGTTGTGGCTGATCAGAATGATCGGGATGCCGCGCGCTTTCACATCTTGGATAAGTTCGAGCACCCGGCGGCTTTCCTTCACCCCGAGCGCCGCCGTCGGCTCGTCGAGGATGATGACCTTCGATCCGAACGCCGCAGCCCGCGCGACGGCCACGCCCTGCCGTTGACCGCCCGACAGGGTTTCCACGGCCTGGTTGATGTTTTGAATGGTCATCAGGCCAAGCTCGCTCAGCTTTTGCCGGGCGAATTTCTCCATGGCCGCACGGTCGAGCTGGCGCAGCAGCGTCCCCCGAAGCCCCGCCTTCCGCAACTCGCGGCCCATAAACATGTTGTCCGCGATCGACAGGGCCGGTGACATGGCGAGCGTCTGATATACGGTCTCGATCCCCGCCTCCCGCGCCTCGATGGGCGAGTTGAAATGGTAGGGCTTGCCGTCGAGATACATCTCGCCCTGGTCCACCTGGATCGCGCCCGAAAGCGACTTGATCATCACCGACTTGCCCGCCCCGTTGTCGCCGATGACCGCCAGAATCTCGCCCGGCATTAGGTCGAAATCGCAGTGGTTGAGCGCGGTCACCTTACCAAAACGCTTGACGAGGCCACGGGCCTTCAGGACCGGTTCCGTCATGCCGAGATCCTCCTGATCCATTGAT comes from Roseibacterium elongatum DSM 19469 and encodes:
- a CDS encoding ABC transporter substrate-binding protein, producing the protein MTRKTLHPAAAHLAEEHRAGLLSRREFLTRTTSLGVSAAAAYGLIGLAAPGVVHAQPVLGGTIRIQSDVRPLKDPRTYDWPQMSNYSRGWLEYLVEYQRDGSFRPMLLEGWEVSDDATQYVLRVRPGVTWNDGTPFTPEDVAHNIARWCDQSVEGNSMAARMSSLIDPETGQAREGAIEVTGDTTVTLTLETPDITLIAGFSDYPAAIVPQDFSGNPLDNPKGTGPYLPEELTVGIRSSLVRNTDHVWWGTQVFGGPYLDRIEYIDYGTDQAAHMAAADAGEVDMLYESLGDFVDIMDSIGWERSEAVTANTVVVRTNQLAEIDGERPYADVRVRRALAMAVSNAMCLELGYAGRGEVAENHHVCPIHPEYAELPPPVIDPEQAVAMLAEAGMSDFEHELISIDDNWRRNTCDAVAAQLRDAGIPVRRTVIPGNTFWNDWTNYAFSATDWAQRPLGVQVLALAYRSGEAWNETGFANAEFDATLQEALSIADADARRALSERLQRIMQEEGVVIQPYWRSTYRHVRPGVVGADQHPTFEIHVYKLGFSE
- a CDS encoding ATP-binding cassette domain-containing protein — its product is MTEPVLKARGLVKRFGKVTALNHCDFDLMPGEILAVIGDNGAGKSVMIKSLSGAIQVDQGEMYLDGKPYHFNSPIEAREAGIETVYQTLAMSPALSIADNMFMGRELRKAGLRGTLLRQLDRAAMEKFARQKLSELGLMTIQNINQAVETLSGGQRQGVAVARAAAFGSKVIILDEPTAALGVKESRRVLELIQDVKARGIPIILISHNMPHVFELADRIHIHRLGQRLCLVDPKQIAMSDAVALMTGAMKPDDVIAA